The region CTGATGGCGTCGTATCGAGCATGGATAACGGCGTTTGATAATGATCGATCAAAAGCTTGTCAAACATTTTCATTTAGACTTCATTTGGCATAATATGTTTAACGAGTGGTCATGTGCATTGTTTCTTGGTTTATAGTTCTTCCATAACTTGGTTGGGAATTTCGAGTGATGAGTTTTTGGTGAACGCAGGAACTTCATTTTTCTACTTGATTATTGGCAATTTCCTTGTGATACAACATGGTGCACACGGCCAACGTAAGGAACTTGGTTTCATATTTGTTTATTGGTGTTAGTGTATTTAACTCATTaatgcaaaaaaatttaaagataacTTCGTATCATTTTGTCTCTGTAACGAGTTAAAACTAGTCTGACTCGTAGCCCTTGAACTGAATGCAGGAATGTGACCAAAATAATCAGCAGACTGATATTGGTAAAATGTTCACTTAATTCTAAGACAGCTTGGTGACTTGTCTGTTCATGTTATCCTTATGCTTTGTGTTGATCTTATACTTACTGAATTTACATGCTATTATTTTCTATGTTCAGCTGCAGCATTACGCAATGGGAAAGAAATTTTATTGCAGGTGACTTGATTATATATCTTCATCTTTTAGTTCGAGCAGAAGAAAAGTATAGATTTTAGGAAAAAACGActcatttattaaatatttaatcagATAAAACTATGTTGTAAAAAATTGCTTTGTAGGCTTTTAATTGGGAGTCTCATAAGCATGATTGGTGGAGAAACCTAGAGAAAAAGGTTCCTGATATAGCACAATCTGGCTTTACATCAGCTTGGTTGCCCCCGCCTACCCATTCATTTGCACCTGAAGGTTGAACAATTTCAATTGATTGCTGTACTTATTTTATTGTATGTGCTATTGctgttcatttttctcatctgATTGTCTTAAATGACAGGTTATCTTCCACAGAACCTATACTCCCTCAATTCTTCGTATGGTTCTGAGAATATGTTAAAAGCTTTACTAAATAAGATGAAAACATATAAAGTTAGAGCAATGGCCGACATAGTCATAAACCATCGTGTTGGAACCACCCAGGGGAATGGTGGAATGTACAACCGTTATGACGGAATCCCAATACCATGGGATGAACAAGCTGTTACATCCTGTACTGGTGGAAAGGTTAGTACATGGTATCATGGACACAAGtggaaaattaattttgtctATACCTTCTGGAATTGCTGCAGCTTCATGTGACCTTTTTAGTTGCTCTCATTCACTAATATTTGTGATTTTGTCTTTCCTTTGGCGTGTGGGAATACAAGCTTGGTCTAGGGTTATGGGGTTTTCCTCTCGTAAAGAACTTCTTTTAAGTATTGTAtctgttttatttttctcttgatttgaATTTGTGAACAACAGAGTTGGGATTTTCTCTTTAGTTGAATTTGTGAACAGAGTTGAGATTTTCTACTTTTTCATGGTCATGATTTCTATCTCAATCATTGGCATGTCTATAGTGTTTACAATTGATTAACCATTCAGGGGAACAAAAGTACTGGAGACAATTTTAATGGGGTGCCTAATATAGATCACACACAAGACTTTGTCAGGAGAGACATTACCAACTGGCTTCGGTGGCTGCGTAATACTGTTGGTTTTCAGGATTTTCGGTTTGATTTCGCCAGAGGGTATAGCAGCTTAtgctttttttatataaacttTTGAATTTTGTCATTTCGGTATAATTACGTATGTTTTGTTTGTTTATGTTTTTAACTCATCCACTTTCTCTTCTTGTACCAATCTAGCTACTCTCCGAAATACGTGAAAGAGTATATTGAAGGTGTGAAGCCTATATTTTCCGTTGGAGAATTTTGGGATTCTTGCAACTACAGAGACCACCACTTGGAGTACAACCAAAGTATAACTTCTTGAAGATATCATTGCGCACCAATTCATATAATTGACTTTGGAAATATGAAAACCATAGGACCAAAAGTTCACTCTGTAGAAAAAGGTTTCACGCTTCCATCGAAATGGATTAGTCCGTGCCATCTATCATCTTAAACATGTGTAGTTACTCTACCATTTTGAAGGGTCAATTTATGAAGAGAGTTCTCAATACGTGTTACCACTTGAATAAATTCAATTCactgattcaactcatttttgTCCAAAACTATATTGCAGATAGTCACAGGCAAAGGATTATCAACTGGATTGACGGAACAGGGCAAATATCGGCTGCATTTGACTTCACAACAAAGGGAATTCTTCaggtaatttgaatataataa is a window of Primulina huaijiensis isolate GDHJ02 unplaced genomic scaffold, ASM1229523v2 scaffold41923, whole genome shotgun sequence DNA encoding:
- the LOC140969490 gene encoding probable alpha-amylase 2, with the translated sequence MVHTANECDQNNQQTDIAAALRNGKEILLQAFNWESHKHDWWRNLEKKVPDIAQSGFTSAWLPPPTHSFAPEGYLPQNLYSLNSSYGSENMLKALLNKMKTYKVRAMADIVINHRVGTTQGNGGMYNRYDGIPIPWDEQAVTSCTGGKGNKSTGDNFNGVPNIDHTQDFVRRDITNWLRWLRNTVGFQDFRFDFARGYSPKYVKEYIEGVKPIFSVGEFWDSCNYRDHHLEYNQNSHRQRIINWIDGTGQISAAFDFTTKGILQEAVKGELWRLRDPQGKPPGVIGWWPSRAVTFLDNHDTGSTQAHWPFPSNHIMEGYAYILTHPGIPSVFYDHFYDWGSSIHDQIVKLIDTRRRQGIHSRSSINILEAQPNLYAAIIGDKISMKIGDGSWCPSGKEWTLATSGHRYAVWQK